A genomic segment from Streptomyces sp. NBC_00654 encodes:
- a CDS encoding LysR family transcriptional regulator gives MVHERSSRPRLSPSSYEEDIRAVLAPRLAYFEAVARHEHVTRAAHELGVPQSTLSRAMVRLEQDLGVALFARNGRTVSLTPAGRTFLGSAERALAEVEKAADSVRADADPTAGRVSFGFLHTMGSETVPALIRAFRVDHPGVRFQLVQNYGEAMIERLRAGGLDLCLTSPVPDAPDLVARRLDEQRLRLVVPDDHRLAGRRRVRLAEAADEAFVTLEPGYGLRRITDDLCTEAGFTPRVAFEGEEAETLRGLVAAGLGVALLPPPAVARPGVVELTVTAPRAAREIGVAWLDGHPDTPPVAAFKRFLLSRRGHLLPD, from the coding sequence ATGGTGCATGAACGCAGCTCACGGCCTCGGCTGTCACCGAGTAGTTACGAAGAAGACATCCGCGCCGTCCTCGCGCCGAGGCTCGCGTACTTCGAGGCGGTGGCCCGGCACGAGCACGTCACCCGCGCCGCGCACGAGCTGGGGGTCCCGCAGTCGACCCTGTCGCGGGCCATGGTCCGGCTGGAACAGGATCTCGGTGTCGCCCTGTTCGCCCGCAACGGCCGCACCGTCTCGCTCACTCCGGCGGGCCGCACCTTCCTCGGCTCGGCGGAACGGGCGCTGGCCGAGGTGGAGAAGGCCGCCGACTCCGTACGGGCGGACGCCGACCCGACCGCGGGCCGGGTCTCCTTCGGCTTTCTGCACACCATGGGCTCCGAGACCGTGCCCGCCCTGATCCGCGCCTTCCGGGTCGACCACCCCGGGGTCCGTTTCCAGCTCGTCCAGAACTACGGCGAGGCGATGATCGAGCGCCTGCGCGCGGGCGGCCTGGACCTCTGTCTCACCTCACCCGTCCCCGACGCCCCGGACCTGGTCGCCCGCCGCCTCGACGAGCAGCGGCTGCGCCTGGTGGTCCCCGACGACCACCGTCTCGCCGGGCGCCGCCGTGTCCGCCTCGCGGAGGCCGCCGACGAAGCCTTCGTCACCCTGGAACCCGGTTACGGCCTGCGGCGGATCACCGACGACCTCTGTACGGAGGCGGGCTTCACCCCGCGCGTCGCCTTCGAGGGCGAGGAGGCGGAGACGCTGCGCGGGCTGGTCGCGGCCGGACTCGGGGTGGCCCTGCTGCCGCCGCCCGCGGTGGCCCGGCCCGGCGTCGTCGAGCTGACGGTCACGGCGCCGCGCGCCGCCCGGGAGATCGGCGTCGCGTGGCTGGACGGTCACCCGGACACCCCGCCGGTCGCCGCCTTCAAGCGCTTCCTGCTCTCCCGCCGGGGCCACCTGCTCCCGGACTGA
- a CDS encoding dienelactone hydrolase family protein, whose protein sequence is MAQRALPLPAARLGRAVNTAGAPPEVSGVVLLLPDGEADSRRRPSPFSYAAQLPFARTLARAGRGDGLAVHVLRYRARGWNGDAAPAADARWAADEVVRRYGDVPVCLVGHGMGGRAALRAGGHDAVNSVLAMAPWLPEQATDELEPVKQLVGRRVLIVHGTNDAHTDPELSYRLAERAKKSNRDICRFEVHSDGHALRQHRSEVEALAADFVRGSLFARSYARPVADALAAPPPLGLRMPLAAGFGKSLRG, encoded by the coding sequence ATGGCACAGCGCGCACTTCCCCTGCCTGCTGCGAGGCTGGGACGGGCCGTCAACACGGCCGGAGCACCACCTGAGGTCAGCGGCGTGGTTCTGCTGCTCCCGGACGGCGAGGCGGATTCGCGCCGCCGTCCTTCCCCCTTCTCGTACGCGGCACAGCTGCCGTTCGCCCGGACCCTGGCCCGTGCGGGCCGGGGCGACGGTCTCGCGGTGCATGTGCTGCGCTACCGCGCCCGCGGCTGGAACGGCGACGCGGCCCCGGCGGCGGACGCCCGGTGGGCGGCCGACGAGGTCGTACGGCGCTACGGGGACGTCCCCGTCTGTCTCGTCGGCCACGGCATGGGCGGCCGGGCCGCGCTCCGGGCGGGCGGGCACGACGCCGTCAACTCCGTACTGGCGATGGCCCCCTGGCTGCCGGAGCAGGCCACCGACGAGCTGGAGCCGGTGAAACAGCTGGTGGGGCGGCGGGTGCTGATCGTGCACGGCACGAACGACGCGCACACCGACCCGGAGCTGTCCTACCGGCTGGCCGAGCGGGCCAAGAAGTCCAACCGGGACATCTGCCGCTTCGAGGTCCACTCCGACGGGCACGCGCTGCGTCAGCACCGGTCCGAGGTGGAGGCGCTGGCCGCCGACTTCGTCCGGGGATCGCTGTTCGCCCGGTCCTACGCCCGGCCGGTGGCCGACGCGCTGGCGGCGCCGCCGCCGCTGGGGCTGCGGATGCCGCTGGCCGCGGGGTTCGGGAAGTCGCTGCGGGGGTGA
- a CDS encoding adenosine deaminase — protein MTSQTLNVPDPDQIRRAPKVLLHDHLDGGLRPGTIVDLAREQGYDDLPETEPDKLGIWFREAADSGSLERYLETFAHTCAVMQTRDALFRVAAECAEDLAEDGVVYAEVRYAPEQHLTGGLTLEEVVEAVNEGFREGERRARAGGHRIRVGALLTAMRHAARALEIAELANRYRDLGVAGFDIAGAEAGYPPTRHLDAFEYLKRENNHFTIHAGEAFGLPSIWQALQWCGADRLGHGVRIIDDIEVAEDGTVTLGRLASYVRDKRIPLELCPTSNLQTGAADSYATHPIGLLRKLHFRATVNTDNRLMSGTSMSQEFERLTETFGYTLDDMQWFTVNAMKSAFIPFDERLAMINDVVKPGYAELKSEWLFRQTAATSGSSSFAG, from the coding sequence ATGACGAGCCAGACCCTGAATGTCCCCGACCCCGACCAGATCCGCCGCGCCCCCAAGGTGCTTCTCCACGACCATCTCGACGGTGGCCTGCGCCCCGGCACGATCGTGGACCTGGCGCGCGAACAGGGCTACGACGACCTCCCCGAGACCGAGCCCGACAAGCTCGGCATCTGGTTCCGCGAGGCGGCCGACTCCGGTTCGCTGGAGCGCTACCTGGAGACCTTCGCCCACACCTGCGCCGTCATGCAGACCCGCGACGCGCTGTTCCGGGTGGCCGCGGAGTGCGCGGAGGACCTGGCCGAGGACGGCGTCGTGTACGCCGAGGTGCGCTACGCCCCCGAGCAGCACCTGACCGGCGGCCTCACCCTCGAAGAGGTCGTCGAAGCGGTCAACGAGGGCTTCCGCGAGGGTGAGCGCCGGGCCCGCGCGGGCGGCCACCGCATCCGCGTCGGCGCGCTCCTCACCGCGATGCGGCACGCCGCCCGCGCCCTGGAGATCGCCGAACTCGCCAACCGCTACCGCGATCTGGGCGTCGCCGGCTTCGACATCGCGGGTGCCGAGGCGGGCTACCCGCCCACCCGGCACCTCGACGCGTTCGAGTACCTCAAGCGCGAGAACAACCACTTCACCATCCACGCGGGCGAGGCGTTCGGCCTGCCGTCGATCTGGCAGGCGCTCCAGTGGTGCGGCGCCGACCGCCTCGGCCACGGCGTCCGCATCATCGACGACATCGAGGTCGCCGAGGACGGCACCGTGACCCTCGGCCGCCTCGCCTCCTACGTACGCGACAAGCGCATCCCGCTGGAGCTCTGCCCGACCTCCAACCTCCAGACCGGCGCCGCCGACTCCTACGCCACGCACCCCATCGGGCTGCTGCGGAAGCTGCACTTCCGCGCCACGGTGAACACGGACAACCGGCTGATGAGCGGGACGAGCATGAGCCAGGAATTCGAGCGGCTGACCGAGACTTTCGGATACACGCTCGATGACATGCAGTGGTTCACAGTCAATGCGATGAAATCAGCGTTCATTCCTTTCGATGAACGTCTGGCCATGATCAACGACGTCGTCAAGCCTGGATACGCGGAACTGAAGTCCGAATGGCTGTTCCGGCAGACCGCTGCGACCAGCGGTTCTTCATCCTTCGCGGGCTGA
- a CDS encoding PspC domain-containing protein: MAALVRPREGRMIGGVCAALARRFGMSAGTMRVIFLASCLLPGPQFLLYLALWVLLPAEKSATSATAW; the protein is encoded by the coding sequence ATGGCCGCACTTGTCCGCCCCCGCGAAGGACGCATGATCGGTGGAGTGTGCGCGGCGCTGGCACGGCGCTTCGGCATGTCCGCCGGGACGATGCGTGTCATCTTCCTCGCCTCGTGCCTGCTCCCCGGCCCGCAGTTCCTGCTGTACCTGGCGCTCTGGGTGCTGCTGCCGGCGGAGAAGTCCGCCACCTCCGCGACGGCCTGGTGA
- a CDS encoding VanZ family protein, which produces MRQGSGGQTVIRFRATGILFLFAHLLLVGWLTLRPLDVPWMTAANFEPLAGIKADLALGPVEAARRIGEGLLLLAPLGVLLPMAGGRLFVSPWASLLRTVAAGALISLAIELAQTAVPGQVVDIDSLLLNTVGVGLAHVLVVPACRARLRRREQPGVQNAPRLRDEAPGGSTPTITRVGIAP; this is translated from the coding sequence GTGCGTCAAGGTTCGGGCGGCCAGACCGTCATCCGCTTCCGTGCGACCGGGATCCTTTTCCTCTTCGCGCATCTGCTGCTTGTCGGGTGGCTGACCCTGCGCCCGCTGGACGTTCCCTGGATGACCGCCGCGAATTTCGAGCCACTCGCCGGTATCAAGGCGGATCTGGCGCTCGGCCCGGTCGAGGCGGCACGCCGCATCGGTGAGGGGCTGCTCCTGCTGGCGCCGCTGGGTGTGCTGCTGCCGATGGCCGGGGGACGGCTCTTCGTCTCCCCATGGGCCTCACTGCTGCGCACGGTGGCCGCCGGCGCCCTGATCTCGCTCGCCATCGAACTCGCGCAGACCGCGGTGCCCGGTCAGGTCGTGGACATCGACTCGCTGCTGCTGAACACGGTCGGAGTGGGGCTGGCCCATGTGCTCGTCGTCCCGGCCTGCCGGGCGCGGCTGCGCCGCCGCGAGCAGCCGGGGGTGCAAAACGCCCCCCGACTCAGGGACGAGGCCCCTGGGGGTTCGACCCCGACGATTACCAGGGTCGGCATCGCACCGTAG
- a CDS encoding HAMP domain-containing sensor histidine kinase yields the protein MSESATRSIRAGLRWTSLRLRLVIVFALVALTAAVSASGIAYWLNREAVLTRTQDTALGDFRRQMQGTAATLPLRPTKDDLQSAATRMASSSPGYSVLLVDERDSGKPIVGYSDLDTFTRVNVPDSLQKQVSRKQPLTSSNKFEYHLFWQRTSIAGKPYLVAGTKIIGGGPTGYMLKSLDQERADLNSLAWSLGIATGLALVGSALLAQAAATTVLRPVQRLGDAARKLGEGKLDTRLVVSGTDELADLSRTFNRTAHSLEKKVADMTAREESSRRFVADMSHELRTPLTAITAVAEVLEDEADSLDPMIAPAVHLVVSETRRLNDLVENLMEVTRFDAGTARLVLDTVDVADQVTACIDVRAWLDAVDLDAERGMMVRLDPRRLDVILANLIGNALKHGGSPVRVSVRTEGEELVIEVRDHGPGIPEDVLPHVFDRFYKASASRPRSEGSGLGLSIAMENAHVHGGDITAANSPDGDGAVFVLRLPRDAEKLTGPAGPAGPGTPGPDGRDEESGPT from the coding sequence GTGAGCGAATCCGCCACACGGTCGATTCGCGCGGGTCTTCGCTGGACCAGTCTGCGACTGCGTCTCGTCATCGTGTTCGCGCTGGTCGCGCTGACCGCCGCGGTGTCCGCCTCGGGAATCGCGTACTGGCTGAACCGCGAGGCGGTGCTCACCCGTACCCAGGACACGGCGCTCGGGGACTTCCGGCGGCAGATGCAGGGCACGGCGGCCACGCTGCCCCTGCGGCCCACCAAGGACGATCTGCAGAGCGCCGCCACGCGGATGGCGAGCAGCAGCCCGGGGTACAGCGTGCTGCTCGTGGACGAACGCGACAGCGGCAAGCCGATCGTCGGGTACTCGGACCTGGACACGTTCACCCGGGTCAATGTGCCGGACTCGCTCCAGAAGCAGGTGAGCCGGAAGCAGCCGCTGACGTCGAGCAACAAGTTTGAGTACCACCTGTTCTGGCAGCGTACGAGCATCGCGGGCAAGCCGTATCTGGTGGCCGGTACGAAGATCATCGGCGGTGGCCCCACGGGGTACATGCTGAAGTCGCTCGACCAGGAGCGGGCGGACCTGAACTCGCTGGCCTGGTCGCTGGGGATAGCCACGGGCCTGGCACTGGTCGGCTCGGCACTGCTCGCGCAGGCGGCGGCGACGACCGTGCTGCGGCCCGTCCAGCGGCTCGGCGACGCCGCGCGCAAGCTCGGCGAGGGCAAGCTCGACACCCGGCTCGTGGTCTCCGGCACGGACGAACTCGCCGATCTGTCGCGTACGTTCAACAGGACCGCGCACTCGCTGGAGAAGAAGGTCGCGGACATGACGGCGCGGGAGGAGTCGAGCCGCCGGTTCGTCGCCGACATGTCGCACGAGCTGCGGACCCCGCTGACCGCGATCACCGCGGTGGCCGAGGTGCTGGAGGACGAGGCCGACAGCCTCGACCCGATGATCGCGCCCGCCGTGCATCTGGTGGTGAGCGAGACCCGGCGGCTGAACGACCTGGTGGAGAACCTGATGGAGGTCACCCGCTTCGACGCGGGTACGGCCCGCCTCGTGCTGGACACGGTCGATGTGGCCGACCAGGTCACCGCCTGCATCGACGTCCGTGCCTGGCTGGACGCGGTGGACCTGGACGCGGAGCGCGGGATGATGGTGCGGCTCGATCCGCGCCGGCTCGACGTGATCCTGGCGAATCTGATCGGCAACGCGCTCAAGCACGGCGGTTCGCCGGTACGGGTGTCGGTACGGACCGAGGGCGAGGAACTGGTCATCGAGGTGCGCGACCACGGCCCCGGCATTCCCGAGGACGTCCTGCCGCATGTCTTCGACCGCTTCTACAAGGCGAGCGCCTCACGGCCGCGCTCCGAGGGCAGTGGCCTGGGACTGTCCATCGCCATGGAGAACGCCCATGTCCACGGCGGTGACATCACGGCCGCGAACTCTCCGGACGGCGACGGCGCCGTGTTCGTACTGAGGCTGCCGCGCGACGCGGAGAAGCTCACCGGGCCCGCCGGTCCGGCCGGGCCCGGAACACCGGGGCCGGACGGCCGCGACGAGGAGAGTGGGCCGACGTGA